The region AACTCTCTTTACAGATGAATGGAAGAGATTTATTTTCAAATGACAGTTAAATAAAAAAAGGACTTATAAATGATTACGATTGGCGTTCCAAAAGAGATTAAAAACCATGAATATCGCGTTGCCCTTACACCTGATTCAGCACAAGAACTCACTCAAGCAGGTCATAAAGTCATCATCGAAACAAAAGCAGGCGATGCAATTGGTCTAACGGATGAAATGTACAAGAAGGCCGGCGCAACAATTATGCCTGATGCAAAAAGCATCTTTAGCGCAGCAGATATGATCATCAAAGTGAAAGAACCTCAACCTCAAGAATGTAAAATGCTAAGAGAAGGCCAAGTTCTCTTTACATACCTTCATCTCGCTCCAGATCCAGAGCAAGCGAAACTCCTCAAAGAATCGAAATGTATTGCCATTGCCTATGAAACAGTCACTGACCAAAATGGACAACTCCCTCTGCTAGCACCCATGAGCGAAGTTGCAGGACGCATGTCTATTCAAGCTGGCGCTCATTGCCTTGAAAAAGCACAGGGAGGACGTGGTGTTCTCTTGGGCGGCGTACCTGGTGTTGCACCGGGGAATATTCTCATCATTGGTGGCGGTGTTGTTGGAACACATGCAGCTCAAATTGCAATTGGTATTGGAGCCAACGTAACAATTCTTGATCGCTCACTCAAAAGACTAAAGGAACTTGACCAAATTTTTGGTGGCAGAGCCAAAACA is a window of Alphaproteobacteria bacterium DNA encoding:
- the ald gene encoding alanine dehydrogenase; this translates as MTIGVPKEIKNHEYRVALTPDSAQELTQAGHKVIIETKAGDAIGLTDEMYKKAGATIMPDAKSIFSAADMIIKVKEPQPQECKMLREGQVLFTYLHLAPDPEQAKLLKESKCIAIAYETVTDQNGQLPLLAPMSEVAGRMSIQAGAHCLEKAQGGRGVLLGGVPGVAPGNILIIGGGVVGTHAAQIAIGIGANVTILDRSLKRLKELDQIFGGRAKTLYSNSGTIDACLKEADLVVGAVLIPGANAPRLIKKAHLKTMKPGSVIVDVAIDQGGCAETSRATTHQDPTYVVDGIIHYCVANMPGGVASTSTFALNNATLPFSLALANKGYKRALLEDPHLMNGLNVYRGQITHAAVAEALGEKFRDPYKLLDETLTKCA